The sequence GGCGCTGCGTACGGCCTGCTCGACGATCGGGCCGAAGGCCTCGCGGAGGTCATCGTCGTTGAAATCGGCTGCGGGAGCGGCGTTTCCCTCCTTTGCCAGCGGCTCCAACCGGGTGACCAGCGTTTCGTGCGGCTGCGGCACGTGGGGGAAGTCCACGGGTGCGGGCCGGAAGACGCGCGGCTGCGGTGTTTCCACCGGCGCGGTCGCGGGCGCGTCCGGCAGCACTGCGAGCGGCACCGGCCAGGAGGGCGGAAACTCGTGTTCTCCCTCCGCCGGTAGACCGGGCAGCGGTACCCGGGCGAAGGGCGTGGGCACGAAGGCGGACGCCGGGGTGGCGGTGGGATCGGCCGGGTCAAAGGGCTCGAACGGCGCGGGCGGGCTGGACCACAGCGGGGAAGGGTTGCCGTGGGAACTCGGGACGGGCGTGGGAGCGGGGAGGGGACGGAGGGCAGCGGACATCAAGGCAGTGGGGGGAGGTTGCCAGGAAGGGAGCCGGGTTCTGCCGCTTCCGCGAGCGCGCGGGCGGCCTTGGCGATTTGGGCGAAGCGTTGTTCCAGCCCGGCGCGCTCACCGTGCTGCTGTTGAAGGGAGGAAAGCTGGGTGGTGACCCACTCGCGCAGGCGGATGAGCTCGTCCTGAAGCAAGGCGGTCAATTGCCGGTCGCGCGCCTCCGCCTGCTGGTGGGCGGACTGCTGCCAATCGGTGAGCCATTGGCCGAGCTTCGATTCGAGCTGGGCGCCGCGGTCCGGAACGATGCGCGCGGCCAGGGTTTGCTGGATGTGCTCGGACAGCCGCTGGACGTCCTCTTCATGGCGGGTCTCGCGGGTTTCCGCCTCCAAGCGCAGGCCTTCGGACAATCGTTGAAAATGGTGCTGGAGCGCCTCGACTCGGGCTTCGATGCCGCCGATCCGGGTTTCCGAATGGCCCACGACGGCCTGCGGCTGCTTTTCGAGAAGCGCCACGCGTTGCTCCAGCCGGTCCAACTGGCGGCCCACGATGATTTCGCGGATCCGCTCGACCGTCTGCGAGGGATTGGGTGTTTGGGTGTTTGAGAGCATGTCGACTCGCCGTGGGGGAGGCCCCGGGGTGAACCGGAGCACGGGAGGAGAGGATGGACCGGGAAATCTAACCCCACCGGACTGTCGATGTAAACAACATCGCTTAAAGTTCGCTCCTCCGGATCTTACGGATTTCCAAACAGTTGCCCCGAAAATCCCCGATCTTCCGCTTGCGCCGCCGGAATGAGTGAAAGACTTTTGTCACGGAACCTGTTATTGGAGGCCGGATGTCCGACGACGACGATGACAAGCAGCGCGACGAAATGCTCGCGCAGGCGTACGCCAAGACGCGGAAGAGCCTGATCGCCCGCCTGGACAACTGGGAGGACCAGAAGACCTGGGACGAGTTTTACCAGACCTACTGGCGGCTCATTTACGCGGTGGCGATCAAGTCCGGCCTGCGGGCGGACGAGGCCTCCGACTGCGTCCAGGAAACGATCCTTTCCATCGCGAAGCAGAGCAAACGGAACCTCTACGATCCCGAGCAGGGCTCGTTCAAGACCTGGCTCATGAACATGACCCGCTGGCGCATCAACGACCAGTTCCGCAAGCGCAAGAAGGACACGGCGATGAGCGGCGGGGATTGGGAGGACGACCGCAAGACCGCGGTGATCGATCGTTTCGAGGACCCGAAGGGCGACCTGCTGGCGCGCCTGTGGGACGTGGAGTGGAAGAAAAACGTCGCGGACGCGGCGTTGGCGCGGGTGAAGGCCCAGGTTTCGCCAAAGCAGTACCAGATCTTCCACTATTACGTGGTGAAGCAATGGGACGCGAAGAAGGTGCAGGACCACCTGAATGTGAGCATGGCGCAAGTCTATCTCGCCAAGCACCGGGTGGGTTCTGTATTGAAAAAGGAGCTGTCCCGTCTGGAAGAAGATGCCGAGTAAAACACGTCCCGATCCGATCATTCCCGACCATGAGGTCCTGCGGAAAATCGGTGGCGGAGCGTACGGTGAGGTTTGGCTGGCCCGCGGGGTGACCGGGGCGTTGCGCGCGGTGAAGATCGTGTGGCGGGAAGACTTCGAGGACGCTCGCGGTTTCGAGCGCGAGTTCGAGGGCATCCTCAAGTTCGAGCCGATTTCCCGCGACCACCCGGGGCTGGTGAACATCCTGCACGTGGGCCGCAGTCCGGACGGCACCTCGTTTTATTACTACGTGATGGAGCTGGGCGACGATGTCCGCTCCGGCTCCGACATCAACCCGGTGGAATACGAGCCGCGCACGCTGCGCGCGGACACCAAACAGGCCGCCGGGGTGCGGATGGAGACGAACCTGTGCATCGACGTGGGCCTGCGTCTCGCCGAGGCACTGGACCACCTGCACGAGCGCGGGCTGGCGCACCGCGACGTGAAGCCGGCGAACGTCATTTTCGTCAACGGCAAGGCGAAGCTCGCGGACATCGGCCTGGTGGCCACGCGCGACCAGCGGACGTTCGTGGGCACGGAGGGCTTCGTGCCGCCGGAGGGCCCGGGTTCGGCGCAGGCGGATGTCTACAGCCTGGGCAAGGTGCTCTACGAGATCGCCACCGGAAAGGACCGCCTCGATTTCCCGGAGCTGCCGGACGAGTTGCCACCGACGGAGGAGCGGAAGCGCTGGCTCGATCTCAACAAGATCATCTGTGACACCTGCGATCCCCACCTTTCGCGACGAAAGATCAGTAGTGCCTCGGAGTTGGCGGACGCCCTGCGGCGGCTCCAGCGTGGCAAGCGCCGCCGCCGGTCCGGGATGGGGGCGTGGGTAACCTCGCTGATCCTGGGCTCCTTCGTGGTGCTTGGCGGCTGGGAGGCATTCAAAGACACGCCGTGGGTCCAGCAACTGGTGGCCGACGCACCGCCCGACGTTCCCCCGGAGCCCGTGCCGGTGCGCATGGGCCAGATCCGGATCGTCAGCTATCCGGAGGGCGCGGACGTGATCGGCATCGGCGGGCAGCGGCTCGGCGTGACGCCGCTGAACCAGTCCGAGCCGGTGGGCACGGAGGTGGAGTACACGGTGGTGAAGGACCACTACACCAGCCTCAAGCTGAGGGAGACGGTGCCGGCATCGGCGGTGAACGAACCGTTGCGGCTCGGTGGCGAGATGCAGAGTTTCACCCCGCCGGAGATCGGCCAGACGTGGAAGAACCGGAACGAGAATTTCCTGCCGGTGGGCGAGGGTCACCTTTCGACCGGTTTTGTCAGCGAGAAGAACTGGAAGGAGTTTACCAGCAAGTCGAACCAGCCGAACTTGGTCTTCAAGATCCTGACGGCCTCCGAGAACGGCCAGCCGGTGAAGGTGGTGCTGGCCGACCAGAAGAGCTCGGACTCGTATTGCGACTGGCTCCGCAGCGATGCCATCCAAGGCGGGCGCCTCACCGACCAGCATGAGATGCAGGTGCGCCCCGAGGAGAACTTCAACGACCCGGCCGATGTCGCGGGCAGCGAGCAGGCGAAGGCGGCGGGGCTGAGGCCGTTCCACGTCCTCGTGCGATTGATCCCCTACGGACGGATCGTGATCACCACCAATCCCTCTGGAGCCTATGTACTGCTGAACAACAAGCCGATCGGCGACACCACCGTTCCGCTGGAGTATTCGAGGGTCAAGCCGGGCAAATTCTCCCTGAACGTGGCGTTGGAAGGCTACAAGCCGTGGACACAGGAGCCGGTGATGGAGGAAAATGGCAGCCTGACCTTCAATCTGGTGATGGAGGAGAACAAGGGCGTGCGCCTCGACCGGCCATGGAAGAACAGCCTGGGCATGCAGTTCGTGCCGGTCGGCGCGGAGCGCGAGCTGATGGTGTCGATCTGGGAGACGCGGATCGCGGACTACGAGGAATACAAGCCGGAGCTGAAGCGGAACCAGCGGAACAACAAGGACAAGGACGCCAAGAACCACCCGATCGCGGGGGTGAGCCGTGAGGCCGCGAAGGATTTCTGCGTGTGGCTCACCAAGAAGGAACGGAAGGAGGAGCGCATCACCTACTCCCACGAATACCGGCTGCCGACCGACCTGGAATGGAGCCAGATCGCGGGGCTGAACGAGCTGGCCAACCATACGCCGGAATGGCGGGATGTCCACGCCGCGCACGTTTTCCCATGGGGGCCGAACTGGCCGCCGCCGGATGGCTTCGCGAACCTCGCCGATGTTTCCGCTGCAGGAGGGCGTGGCATGCAGCCGGACCGGGTGATCCCCGGTTACAAGGATGGCTTCGAGCGCACCGCTCCGGTGGGGTCGTTCCCGCCGTCCCACGTTTACGCCGGGGACAAGCAATACGACATCTTCGATCTGTGCGGAAACGTTTACGAGTGGGTATCGGACGATCTCAAGCCGGTCGTGCCGCCGCATACCCACTACGGCGTGCTGCGCGGGGGCTCGTGGAGCAGCTTCCAACCGAGCAATCTCTACACCGGCTACCGCAACGCGGTGCCGCCCACGATCGCGGATGATATTTACGGATTCCGGGTGGTGCTTGCCAAAATCCCGATGAAGACGGAGAACGACGAGGAATCCACGACCGATCCCGACAATGGTTGAAATCCGCATCGATTACGAAGGAGACCTGCACTGCAACGCGCTCCATGTGCCCTCCGGCAACCGCATCGCCACCGACGCGCCGGTGGACAACAACGGCCGCGGCGAGGCCTTCTCGCCGACCGACCTCGTCGCCACCGCTCTGGGTGCCTGCATGGCCACCGTGATCGGCATCGTGGCACGCCGGAAGGAGATCCCGGTGGAGGGGATGAAGGTGGTGGCCCGCAAGCACATGTCGGAAGACCAGCCGCGACGGATCTCCAAGATCGAACTCGATATCGACGTGCCGCTTTCCGCCGATCATCCGGAGCGCAAGGTGCTGGAAAGCGCCGCCCGCGGCTGCCCGGTGCACCATTCGATCCACCCGGACATCGAGGTGGTGATGAACTGGCGCTGGAATGGCTGATCGAAAAGGTAGGGTCGCACCGCCGGGGCGACCGGGGTGCGCGGCCCGCTTGGAGTTTAGATCCGATCCGTTCCTGTTGGGGCGGAGACGTTTCTGTGAATGACGTCTTCCGCCCGGTCATCTCGGCGAGATGACCCTACCTCACCTCACAAAATCTCCTGCACGAACTTGTCCTTCTCGAACACCGAGAAGGCGTCGGGCTCTTCGCCGGTGCCGATGAAGCGCGGCGGGATGCCGAGCTGGTCGTGGATGGTTACGGCGATGCCGCCCTTGCCGGAGCCGTCGAGCTTGGTGACCACCAGTCCATCGAGCGGGCTGGCCTTGTGGAATTCCTTCGCCTGCTGGAGCGCGTTCGAGCCGGTGGTGGCGTCGACCACGAGCAACGTGAGGTGCGGCGCGGTTTCGTCCTGCTTGGCGATGGTGCGGCGGATTTTCGTCAGCTCCTCCATCAGGTTGTGGCGCGTGTGGATGCGGCCCGCGGTGTCGCAGAGCAGGAAGTGCGCGCCATCGGAAATCGCCTTCTGGTGGGCGTTGTAGCATACCGAGGAGGGATCGGCGTTCGGCGCGCCCTTCACCACCGGCAGGCCGAGGCGGTCGCCCCAGCGCTGGAGCTGCTCGACGGCGGCGGCGCGGAAGGTATCGGCGGCGGCGAGCACCACCGGGTGGCCCTTTTTCTTCAGCCAGTTTCCGAGCTTCGCGGTGGAGGTGGTCTTGCCGGTGCCATTGACGCCCACGACGAGGATCACGAACGGCTTGCCATCCGGACGCGGCGCAAGGGCCGGGGCATCGGCGGGAAGTTTCGCCGAAAGGTGCCGGCGGGCGGTTTCGACGACATCCTCGGCGGAAATCTTGCGGCCGAGATCCTTCAGCTCGTCGATGATCGCGCCAGCCGGACGCACGCCCAGGTCCGCGCCGATCAGATCGGCCTCGAGTTCATCCCAATCGATTTCGGCGCGATTGGTGATCTTGTTGAAGAGGGATTTGAAGAAGCCAGCCATGGTGCGGGTGCGCGGGAGAGTATCCCGGAGCGGGCCGCGGTCAATGGCCGGTTGCACGACAGGATTCTTGCCCGCCGGACGTTAGGCGGGGTAATGGATGGCGTGGGCAAGGACGGACTGGTGGCGCGATGGCAGCGGAAGCTCGATGACTCGGCGTTCTGGCTGGCCGTCCATGCCGCCTTGGCGGCCTTCACCGCGTATTTCTGCACCTACGCCTTTCGTCGCCCGTTCAGCGCGGCGGGTTACGCGGATGTGGAGTTTGGCTGGAGCTGGCTGAGCCCGCACCTCACTCCGAAAACGGTGTTCGTGATCGCCCAGCTCATCGGCTACGGCGTGGCGAAGTTCTGGGGCATGAAGTTCTGCTCGGAGATCCGCCGCGACCAGCTCGGGCGGGCGACGCTCGGGATGATCGGGCTCGCGTGGCTGGCGCTGCTGGGGTTCGCGGTGCTGCCGCTGCCGCTGAAAATCGTGGCGATCTTCCTGAACGGCATCCCGCTGGGAACGGTGTGGGGATTGATTGTGCGGCAACTGGAGGGGCGGAAGGTGTCCGAGCTGCTGCTGGCTGCGCTCTCCTGCTCCTACATCCTTGCCAGCGGCGAGGTGAAGCGCGTGGGCCAGTGGTTGATGGCGCACGGCGTGACGGAATTCTGGATGCCCTTCGTGACTGGCGGGCTGTTCGTGCCGCTCCTGTTCGTGGCGGTGTGGATGCTCGGCCTGCTGCGGCCACCGGGTCAGGAGGACATCCTGGAACGGTCGGCACGTGGGCAGCTCGATCACGAGGGGCGGCACGCGTTCCTGAAGCGCTTTCTGCCGGGGCTGGTGCTGCTGTGCCTCGTGTATCTCTTCCTCACCGCCTACCGCGATTTCCGGGACAACTACCAGAGCGACCTGTTCGCCGAGATGGGCATCCATGATCCGGCGGCGTTCTCGCGCACCGAGCGGCCGGTGGCCTTCGGCGTGATGGCGGCGCTGGCGTTGATCTTCCTGGTGAAGGACAACCGCGCCGCGCTGCGCTGGGTTTACGGGCTGATGATCGGAGGCCTGGTGCTGCTCGGCGGCTCGACGTGGCTTTACGCGCAGGGACGGCTCGGCGGGGAAATGTGGATGATCGCCACCGGCCTCGGCGCGTATCTGGCCTACGTGCCCTTCGGCAGCGTGTTGTTCGACCGCACCATTGCCGCGACCCGGTTCCAGGGCACGGCGGTGTTCGCGATCTACGTGGCGGACGCGCTCGGCTACACCGGCTCGGTGGTGGTGCAGCTCTACCGCGATTTCTTCGCGCCGAAGGAAACGTGGCTCGGGTTCTTCCAAGGCTTCAGCACCGCGATGGCGATCGGCGGAGTGCCGCTGATGGCCATCGCGATGGTGTATTTCCTGAGGTGGAAGCCGCGGGGGGAATGTAGCTGAAAGCTCCGGCTTTCAGAATGTAGGGGGAAGCTCCAGCTTTCCCTCTTCGGGGGTGGCGGTCGTTTGGCCTAACCAGCCGCCGCCAACGGAGCTGGCGGCGACAATCCGAAAGCGGAGCTTCCGGCTACATGTCACTCCTGCAGCAGGATGCGGAAGAAGCAGTTCGGATTCACCGAGCGATCGAAGTCCACGAACTCCTCGTGCGAGGCTCCGGAGGGCACGACGGTGCGCACCGGCACCCAGGTGTTCATGTCGTGGCTGCGCTGGACGGTGTAGTTCTTGCCGGGCTGGGAGCTCCAGCGCAGGCGCATCTGGTTGCCCTCGATGCTGGACTGCTCCATTTTCAGCGGCGCGGGCGCGGTGACGGTGAAATTGAAGCGGTTCGACACCTCGGTGTAGGAATCGTTCGTATACATCGCCACGAAGTAGTCCCCCGGCGAGAGGTTCGGCAGGTGGAAGGTGGCGCTGCCGTTGGTCTTGCCGTCGAAGTAGAGGTAGGCGGTGAGCACGTCCACGCCGGGTGTCTGGCCCTGTTTGAAGATGCCGAGGTAGTCCTTCGGGATGCCGGGACCGTTGGTGAAGTTCACGGTGAAGTCCTGTCCGGCGGGCACCTGGTTCGAGGCCATCGAGACGCCGGAGATCTGGCTGCCCACGGAGAAGGCCACGCGCTGGCTGATTTCGAAATAGCCGTCGTTCACCAGATAGACCGCGTAGTAGTAGCCCTTCGCCAGGTTCGCGAAGGCCTTCGTGCCGGAGGCCGCGGGCGTGTATTGGTAGGCGGTGGAGAGCACCCCGCTGGTGCCGGGCGTCTGGCCGACCTTGTAGATGCCGATCCAGTCCTTGGTGCTGCCGGGCGCGTTGGTGAAGCTGACGTTCACCGTCTCGCCTTGGGCGTAGGCGGCCTTGTCGGTGGTGAGCACCGGCGTGCTGCCGACGTAGAAGGGAACGCGCGGCGCGATCTCGGTGTAGCTGTCGTTGCTGAAGAACGCGGCATACCATTCCTGGCCCGCGGCGAGGTCGGTGGTGAAGTTCAGCGTGCCGCTTTTGCCGGTGACATACTTCCAGGTCGTGGATGGCGTGGATGAGCCGGCGGTCTGGCCTTTCTTGTAGATGCCCACCCAATCCTTCGCGTTGCCCGGACCGTTCTCATACACCACGGAGAAATCCTCGGCGAAGGGATAGACCTTCTTCGCGAGCGTGAGCTTCGGATCCGCCACCACGCTGCCGGTGACCTCGAAGGTCTTTGCCGCCGACCAGGCCGACCACGCGGCGTTGCTGTCGCGGTGGCGCACGCGGGTGTAGTAGGAGCCATTCGGCAGCGAGTTCGCGGCGATCGGGAACTGGAGGAGATTGAGGCCCGCGTTGATGTTCACCGGCTCGTAGAGCGGCGCGCCGGTGTCGCCATACATGTTCTCGAAGTCGCGGATCTTGTCGACTTTCAGACTGGTGAAAGCGGCATCGGTGGCGACCTGGAACCAGGTGCTGTTCAGCGTCTCCGCGGTGCTGGTGGCGAAGGCCGTGCTTTGCAGGGAAAGCGGCAGCGTGACGGTGCCCGCGAAGGTGTTGGTGAGCGAGGGCTGCGACGGCAAGGCCAGGCCGAGCTGGCGGTGGAAGGAATCGATGACGCGGCTGTTGTAGTCCCAGCGGGTGGCGGCGGGCAGCTTCACGTTCGCCTCGGCGTAGCAGGTCACATCCATGCGGCGGGCGGCCAGATCGAAATCCATAAGCTGCCAGGCCCAGTGGGCGATGGTCTTCTGGACGTCGTCGAAATCACTCTCGGTCGATTGGCCCCAGTACTGGTCCCAGGCGGTGCCGCCGGAGATGATGTGGTAAACCGGCCACTCGCGGGTCTGGCCGCGGGCGTAGAGGTGGTGGTGCGCGCCGATGTTCAGCACGTGTTTCTCGGTCTCCGCCAGCATCGGCATGATGTCGGTGCGGAACCATCCGGAGATGTCGCCCACGTATTGCTCGGCCTGGTAGGGGCGGTGGCAGACGCTGATGCAGAGGTCGGCGGTGGTGTCGGTCTTGAGCGTGTCCACCAGCGAGCGCACCCAGCCCTTCTGCTCCGTGCCGGTGTGTTCGCTGCTGGTGTGGATGAAGGCGATGTTCGCGAGCTGGTAGGAGTAGTATTTCTCGCCGCCCGGGCTGGTGACTCCGCCGTAGTTGATGTCCTCGTAGCGGAAGATCCGGCTGTAGAGGTTCATGCCGGTGTCGTAGTAGGTCTCGTGGTTCCCGATGGTGGTCATGATCGGGATGTTCGGCGAGATCAGCCCGCACTGCTTGAAGTGCAGGTTCCGGTAGTGGTCGAGCGTGCCGACGTCCACCTGGTCGCCCGGCATCAGGATGAAGTCGACGACTTCCTCGATCGGCTTGTTGTAGGTCGACTCGATCTTCGCCTTCGCGCAGGCGATCAGTTTCTCGTAGCGGTTTTCGGCGATGATCTGGTTGTCACCCATTACCAACACGCGCATGCGGCCGGTCTTCGTGCCCACCGGCGGCGGGGTGCGGAAGCGGAAGACCTCGGAAACGGTCGCGCCGTTGCTGACGCGGTAGTAGTAATAGCTGTTCGGCGACAACCCGGTGATACGGCCCGCGTGGTAGTTGTAGCCGGTGCCGAGGATGTCGAGATCCGCGGCGATGGAATTGACCAGCGTTTCCGGTGAGGTGCCCCATTCGATCAGACCGGCGGGGGCATTGTCGCTGAACCACGAGACCCAGATGGAATCGGGGCGGGGGACCTGGAGATACGGGCGGATGCCGGCAGGAATGCCGGTGTAGCCGGCGGGCAATGCGAAGCCCCGCGTGGCGAGACCGAGGGTGCCGAGGGCGGACAGACGGAGGAATTGGGCGCGATTCATGGGCGGTGGGAACTTGGAGAAACGAACGGCGAAACCGGATGGGGGAATCCGCCGGACAAGCGGGCATTTTCGTCCGCGCGGAGGCACGGATCGTCACCGAGTGTCACTGGACGGGGCGGTCACTCCGGCGTGACGGCGAGGCGGAAGAACTGCACGGGCGAACTGGAGGGCGGGGTGACCTTCACGGACATCTCCTCGCTCTCCGCACCCGCGCTGGTGACGGCGGCATCGCTGCACCAATCGGCGGCGGGGAACCAGGAGGAGAGATCCTCCGAACGCAGCACCCGGTAACGCAGGCCACCGGCGCGGTAATCGCAACCGCCACCGGTACCGCCCTTGCGGCGGAGGTAGCTGACGTGCAGGCCATCGACTTCGGTGGTCGTGCGGCAGAGTCGGGAACCATCGCCGAAGCCCGCCGGCATGCCGGAGGCGTAGTCGAGGAAGTTGCTGATGCCGTTGCCATCGTCATCACCGGTCGCGCCCTGCGGGGCACTGCCGCCGAAGCGCTGGTTCTCCCAGTGATCGGGCAGGCCGTTGGCATTGGCATCCACGGCCTTCACGCTGAACTCGGTGAGCACCGCCGCGTGGTCGGACGGCCAGGTGTTGCCCGCGATCGCGGTGATGTCGCTGTTGTAGTTGTTGAAGGTGTTTTCCACGGCGGTGTGGTAAACGGCGGAGGTCAACGCGGTGAGGCGGTTGCCCTTCGCGAACACGAAGTCGATGCGGTCCTGGGGCTCATCGCCGGTGTAGATCGG comes from Luteolibacter sp. LG18 and encodes:
- a CDS encoding sigma-70 family RNA polymerase sigma factor, encoding MSDDDDDKQRDEMLAQAYAKTRKSLIARLDNWEDQKTWDEFYQTYWRLIYAVAIKSGLRADEASDCVQETILSIAKQSKRNLYDPEQGSFKTWLMNMTRWRINDQFRKRKKDTAMSGGDWEDDRKTAVIDRFEDPKGDLLARLWDVEWKKNVADAALARVKAQVSPKQYQIFHYYVVKQWDAKKVQDHLNVSMAQVYLAKHRVGSVLKKELSRLEEDAE
- a CDS encoding DUF5690 family protein codes for the protein MGKDGLVARWQRKLDDSAFWLAVHAALAAFTAYFCTYAFRRPFSAAGYADVEFGWSWLSPHLTPKTVFVIAQLIGYGVAKFWGMKFCSEIRRDQLGRATLGMIGLAWLALLGFAVLPLPLKIVAIFLNGIPLGTVWGLIVRQLEGRKVSELLLAALSCSYILASGEVKRVGQWLMAHGVTEFWMPFVTGGLFVPLLFVAVWMLGLLRPPGQEDILERSARGQLDHEGRHAFLKRFLPGLVLLCLVYLFLTAYRDFRDNYQSDLFAEMGIHDPAAFSRTERPVAFGVMAALALIFLVKDNRAALRWVYGLMIGGLVLLGGSTWLYAQGRLGGEMWMIATGLGAYLAYVPFGSVLFDRTIAATRFQGTAVFAIYVADALGYTGSVVVQLYRDFFAPKETWLGFFQGFSTAMAIGGVPLMAIAMVYFLRWKPRGECS
- a CDS encoding SUMF1/EgtB/PvdO family nonheme iron enzyme; protein product: MPSKTRPDPIIPDHEVLRKIGGGAYGEVWLARGVTGALRAVKIVWREDFEDARGFEREFEGILKFEPISRDHPGLVNILHVGRSPDGTSFYYYVMELGDDVRSGSDINPVEYEPRTLRADTKQAAGVRMETNLCIDVGLRLAEALDHLHERGLAHRDVKPANVIFVNGKAKLADIGLVATRDQRTFVGTEGFVPPEGPGSAQADVYSLGKVLYEIATGKDRLDFPELPDELPPTEERKRWLDLNKIICDTCDPHLSRRKISSASELADALRRLQRGKRRRRSGMGAWVTSLILGSFVVLGGWEAFKDTPWVQQLVADAPPDVPPEPVPVRMGQIRIVSYPEGADVIGIGGQRLGVTPLNQSEPVGTEVEYTVVKDHYTSLKLRETVPASAVNEPLRLGGEMQSFTPPEIGQTWKNRNENFLPVGEGHLSTGFVSEKNWKEFTSKSNQPNLVFKILTASENGQPVKVVLADQKSSDSYCDWLRSDAIQGGRLTDQHEMQVRPEENFNDPADVAGSEQAKAAGLRPFHVLVRLIPYGRIVITTNPSGAYVLLNNKPIGDTTVPLEYSRVKPGKFSLNVALEGYKPWTQEPVMEENGSLTFNLVMEENKGVRLDRPWKNSLGMQFVPVGAERELMVSIWETRIADYEEYKPELKRNQRNNKDKDAKNHPIAGVSREAAKDFCVWLTKKERKEERITYSHEYRLPTDLEWSQIAGLNELANHTPEWRDVHAAHVFPWGPNWPPPDGFANLADVSAAGGRGMQPDRVIPGYKDGFERTAPVGSFPPSHVYAGDKQYDIFDLCGNVYEWVSDDLKPVVPPHTHYGVLRGGSWSSFQPSNLYTGYRNAVPPTIADDIYGFRVVLAKIPMKTENDEESTTDPDNG
- a CDS encoding OsmC family protein codes for the protein MVEIRIDYEGDLHCNALHVPSGNRIATDAPVDNNGRGEAFSPTDLVATALGACMATVIGIVARRKEIPVEGMKVVARKHMSEDQPRRISKIELDIDVPLSADHPERKVLESAARGCPVHHSIHPDIEVVMNWRWNG
- the ftsY gene encoding signal recognition particle-docking protein FtsY, which encodes MQPAIDRGPLRDTLPRTRTMAGFFKSLFNKITNRAEIDWDELEADLIGADLGVRPAGAIIDELKDLGRKISAEDVVETARRHLSAKLPADAPALAPRPDGKPFVILVVGVNGTGKTTSTAKLGNWLKKKGHPVVLAAADTFRAAAVEQLQRWGDRLGLPVVKGAPNADPSSVCYNAHQKAISDGAHFLLCDTAGRIHTRHNLMEELTKIRRTIAKQDETAPHLTLLVVDATTGSNALQQAKEFHKASPLDGLVVTKLDGSGKGGIAVTIHDQLGIPPRFIGTGEEPDAFSVFEKDKFVQEIL
- a CDS encoding fibronectin type III domain-containing protein produces the protein MNRAQFLRLSALGTLGLATRGFALPAGYTGIPAGIRPYLQVPRPDSIWVSWFSDNAPAGLIEWGTSPETLVNSIAADLDILGTGYNYHAGRITGLSPNSYYYYRVSNGATVSEVFRFRTPPPVGTKTGRMRVLVMGDNQIIAENRYEKLIACAKAKIESTYNKPIEEVVDFILMPGDQVDVGTLDHYRNLHFKQCGLISPNIPIMTTIGNHETYYDTGMNLYSRIFRYEDINYGGVTSPGGEKYYSYQLANIAFIHTSSEHTGTEQKGWVRSLVDTLKTDTTADLCISVCHRPYQAEQYVGDISGWFRTDIMPMLAETEKHVLNIGAHHHLYARGQTREWPVYHIISGGTAWDQYWGQSTESDFDDVQKTIAHWAWQLMDFDLAARRMDVTCYAEANVKLPAATRWDYNSRVIDSFHRQLGLALPSQPSLTNTFAGTVTLPLSLQSTAFATSTAETLNSTWFQVATDAAFTSLKVDKIRDFENMYGDTGAPLYEPVNINAGLNLLQFPIAANSLPNGSYYTRVRHRDSNAAWSAWSAAKTFEVTGSVVADPKLTLAKKVYPFAEDFSVVYENGPGNAKDWVGIYKKGQTAGSSTPSTTWKYVTGKSGTLNFTTDLAAGQEWYAAFFSNDSYTEIAPRVPFYVGSTPVLTTDKAAYAQGETVNVSFTNAPGSTKDWIGIYKVGQTPGTSGVLSTAYQYTPAASGTKAFANLAKGYYYAVYLVNDGYFEISQRVAFSVGSQISGVSMASNQVPAGQDFTVNFTNGPGIPKDYLGIFKQGQTPGVDVLTAYLYFDGKTNGSATFHLPNLSPGDYFVAMYTNDSYTEVSNRFNFTVTAPAPLKMEQSSIEGNQMRLRWSSQPGKNYTVQRSHDMNTWVPVRTVVPSGASHEEFVDFDRSVNPNCFFRILLQE